In one Dreissena polymorpha isolate Duluth1 chromosome 7, UMN_Dpol_1.0, whole genome shotgun sequence genomic region, the following are encoded:
- the LOC127837285 gene encoding uncharacterized protein LOC127837285, translating to MNTSVMESVDTFEPDNFLECQIAPWIWRIVPGFCICVGTIGNLLNVIILKRLNLRRFPRNILLVFLAVSDTTFLWTLALQYVLLALNGYSFLDNSDFLCRTTGFVGYTAGAFSSWVIVLLTMERTLAVRAPVFSRNKLTFKNCILACGVTLTVIAVLNCHLLYGFDYKDYAKGEQVSAEYHGVALMAASNCSFVSTWYMKFYVADWNIITITLYCVIPIVITILGNINIAMVIVSQRRQRANFRTTKNKVPDCDFTMTSIAGISSTDLNDANLKAQNTNSAMVGTINSEKYENQRITDISTSHTKPTRDCSVNEHDLSITKSDCKKKTRQKSQRQFQKHMAGKDKRGQHATRLLFCICTCWILTFIPFAVLQVIRRNIDIDVPPKTACILELTRAVTHSLLYFNFALNFFFYFVSGTLFKNEWKKMVLQTRQALKRLHTC from the coding sequence ATGAACACGTCTGTGATGGAATCTGTTGATACTTTTGAACCGGACAACTTTCTGGAATGCCAGATAGCACCCTGGATTTGGCGCATTGTTCCGGGATTTTGCATCTGTGTTGGGACGATTGGCAATCTGCTGAACGTCATCATACTGAAACGACTGAATCTACGACGATTCCCCAGGAATATATTGCTAGTGTTTCTTGCAGTGAGCGACACAACGTTTCTTTGGACGTTGGCTCTTCAATACGTCCTATTGGCGTTAAACGGGTACAGCTTTCTCGATAATAGCGACTTTCTCTGTAGGACAACTGGCTTCGTTGGGTACACAGCTGGAGCCTTCTCTTCGTGGGTAATAGTTCTTCTGACTATGGAAAGAACGTTGGCGGTAAGGGCTCCAGTGTTTTCGCGAAACAAGCTAACCTTCAAGAATTGTATTTTAGCATGCGGCGTGACACTGACCGTCATTGCGGTACTCAATTGCCACCTTCTTTACGGTTTCGACTATAAGGATTATGCCAAGGGTGAACAAGTTAGTGCTGAATACCATGGTGTTGCTTTAATGGCAGCGAGTAACTGTTCCTTTGTGTCAACGTGGTACATGAAGTTTTATGTCGCCGATTGGAATATCATTACAATAACGTTGTATTGTGTTATACCTATTGTTATTACTATTCTTGGAAATATAAATATAGCGATGGTAATAGTTTCACAAAGACGACAAAGGGCTAATTTTCGTACTACTAAGAACAAGGTACCGGATTGCGATTTTACCATGACTTCAATCGCAGGTATTTCGTCAACTGATTTGAACGACGCAAACCTCAAGGCGCAAAATACGAACAGTGCAATGGTAGGTACAATTAATTCAGAAAAATACGAAAACCAACGTATAACGGACATTTCCACGTCGCATACGAAACCAACAAGAGACTGTTCTGTAAATGAACATGATTTATCAATAACCAAATCAGATTGTAAGAAGAAGACACGGCAAAAATCCCAAAGACAATTTCAGAAGCATATGGCTGGTAAGGACAAAAGAGGCCAACACGCAACGCGACTTTTGTTTTGTATCTGCACTTGTTGGATACTTACATTCATCCCGTTTGCCGTTTTACAAGTTATCCGAAGaaatattgatattgatgtaCCACCCAAAACGGCTTGCATTCTTGAGCTTACAAGAGCGGTCACACATTCACTGTTGTATTTCAATTTTGCATTGAACTTTTTCTTTTACTTCGTTTCCGGAACGCTGTTCAAAAACGAATGGAAGAAAATGGTTCTCCAGACGAGACAAGCATTAAAGAGACTTCACACATGTTAA